Proteins co-encoded in one Aspergillus luchuensis IFO 4308 DNA, chromosome 6, nearly complete sequence genomic window:
- the SEO1 gene encoding putative MFS transporter Seo1 (COG:G;~EggNog:ENOG410PFST;~InterPro:IPR011701,IPR036259;~PFAM:PF07690;~TransMembrane:12 (i24-42o70-91i98-117o129-148i160-179o194-214i265-289o304-323i330-350o356-378i390-412o424-445i);~go_function: GO:0022857 - transmembrane transporter activity [Evidence IEA];~go_process: GO:0055085 - transmembrane transport [Evidence IEA]) yields MFANKIFPRIRWFSPDDSPSERRLLLKLDLLIVPYAFLAYWTKYIDQANINNAYVSGMQESLNLQGNDLVNLQTIYTVGAVLGQLPFAYLFTKYPISYLIPGMDLLWGVFTLLQYRATSYEEMMAYRFLVGWFEAAFFPGMHYIFGSWYQSHEIARRGGFFYLGLTLGTLTASFIQAGASAQLDGVNGLAGWRWMYIICAVITIPVGILGFIVLPGTPDKPNRIVLSKSDIQLVRTRLQKAGHGVQESSVSWKTCARVLRNWKPWALLCVDILFWNACVQTTTGGYLLWLKSLNRYSTSKVNELFAIAPGLGMFYTLLVCFASDLVLGPAWAITLAHGWNIIGLVIQVIWDVPESALWFAFSTMYSSVAMSSVLMGWINSEIRHSPDERAIVLIVLNTIAQSTTAWTPLLVFPTVEGPRFTKGYSFVLACAICLIVSAHVTRYFIEREDRAIAASDEDSGASRDERESGSAVVQVARPKAEYRYTDGEGIDAK; encoded by the exons ATGTTCGCTAATAAGATATTTCCCCGGATACGATGGTTCTCGCCGGACGACTCACCATCGGAACGACGTCTCCTCTTAAAACTCGACCTTCTCATTGTTCCTTATGCTTTTCTCGCTTACTGGACGAAGTATATCGATCAGGCAAATATTA ACAATGCCTACGTCTCTGGGATGCAGGAATCCCTCAACCTCCAAGGAAATGACCTCGTCAACCTGCAAACTATCTACACCGTTGGAGCCGTCCTAGGCCAACTCCCATTTGCTTACCTGTTCACCAAATACCCCATCTCGTACCTGATCCCGGGGATGGACTTACTCTGGGGAGTCTTCACTCTGCTGCAATACCGCGCCACTTCGTATGAAGAGATGATGGCATATCGCTTCTTGGTAGGATGGTTCGAG gccgccttcttccccggaaTGCATTACATTTTCG GATCATGGTACCAAAGCCACGAAATCGCCCGGCGCGGGGGCTTCTTCTACCTCGGCCTAACACTAGGCACGCTAACAGCCAGTTTCATCCAAGCGGGAGCATCGGCACAACTGGACGGAGTCAACGGCCTCGCCGGATGGCGCTGGATGTACATCATCTGCGCGGTGATCACCATCCCCGTCGGGATCCTCGGCTTCATAGTCCTCCCCGGGACGCCCGACAAACCGAACCGAATCGTGCTCAGCAAATCGGACATCCAACTCGTCCGAACCCGGCTACAGAAAGCCGGACACGGGGTCCAAGAATCCAGCGTCTCATGGAAGACCTGTGCGCGGGTCCTACGGAACTGGAAGCCCTGGGCGCTGCTGTGCGTGGACATTCTCTTCTGGAACGCGTGCGTGCAAACTACCACGGGTGGGTATCTTCTCTGGTTGAAAAGTCTGAATCGGTACTCGACGAGTAAAGTCAATGAGTTGTTTGCGATCGCGCCCGGGTTGGGTATGTTTTACACGCTGTTGGTGTGCTTCGCGTCGGATCTGGTGCTCGGTCCCGCGTGGGCGATTACGCTGGCGCATGGGTGGAATATCATTGGGCTGGTGATTCAGGTTATTTGGGATGTGCCGGAGTCGGCGCTGTGGTTTGCTTTCTCGACGATGTATTCGTCGGTGGCGATGTCGAGTGTGTTGATGGGGTGGATTAATAGTGAGATACGCCATTCGCCGGATGAGAGGGCGATTGTTTTGATTGTCTTGAATACGATTGCGCAGTCTACGACGGCGTGGACGCCGCTGTTGGTGTTCCCGACGGTCGAGGGGCCGAGGTTCACGAAGGGGTACTCGTTTGTGCTTGCTTGCGCGATCTGCTTGATTGTGTCGGCGCACGTTACGAGGTACTTTATCGAGAGAGA GGATCGCGCGATAGCTGCTAGTGATGAGGACTCCGGGGCTTCTCGAGACGAGCGAGAGTCTGGATCTGCTGTTGTGCAGGTTGCACGGCCTAAGGCCGAGTACAGGTATActgatggggaagggataGACGCCAAGTGA
- a CDS encoding xenobiotic compound monooxygenase, DszA family (COG:C;~EggNog:ENOG410PGZ7;~InterPro:IPR011251,IPR016215,IPR036661;~PFAM:PF00296;~go_function: GO:0004497 - monooxygenase activity [Evidence IEA];~go_function: GO:0016705 - oxidoreductase activity, acting on paired donors, with incorporation or reduction of molecular oxygen [Evidence IEA];~go_process: GO:0055114 - oxidation-reduction process [Evidence IEA]), with protein sequence MGDISTDTSQNGKKQILLNAFDMSTVGHLSPGQWKNPADKSATKRKLDYWINLAKLLERGGINALFLADTYGGYDTYEGKLDECIRRAAQWPVTDPTIPISAMAAVTKNLAFGITASTSFEPPFLLAKRFSTLDHLTNGRIGWNIVTSWKKAAFKAIGLDTPIEHDERYRQADEYLRVLYKLWESSWAPDALNPDPENDSYVDPDKVRQINHKGKYFTLNTRHIVDPSPQRTPFLFQAGTSAAGSAFAATHAEAIFVSSHSPTVLRPKIANIRRLAAEQGRDPSSIKFFATFTPIIGRTDEEARAKYEEVKKYASVIGGLVLFSGWTGIDISRIPIDQDITAADSLEVHKVTSQLSAFTTTSEDVPRWTPRVVAEKAAIGGLGPVAVGSPERVADEMERWVREADLDGFNLGYVTTPGTFEDVVDLLVPELRRRGLYPDAVAEDEEGEGLTAREKVYGKGQRELRADHPGSKYKYDVYVEEEEEAAAAA encoded by the exons ATGGGCGACATCAGTACAGACACCAGCCAAAatggcaagaagcagatCCTGCTCAATGCTTTTGACATGTCCACCGTGGGCCATCTGTCCCCAGGACAATGGAAG AACCCAGCCGACAAGTCAGCCACAAAGCGCAAGCTAGACTACTGGATCAACTTAGCCAAGCTCCTCGAGCGCGGAGGCATCAACGCTCTGTTCCTGGCCGATACATACGGCGGATACGACACGTATGAAGGCAAACTAGACGAGTGCATCCGACGTGCAGCGCAGTGGCCCGTCACTGATCCGACAATC cccatctccgccatggcAGCCGTGACCAAGAACCTCGCGTTCGGAATCACAGCCTCGACCTCCTTCGAGCCGCCATTCCTCCTGGCCAAGCGCTTCTCCACGCTAGACCATCTCACCAACGGCCGCATCGGATGGAACATTGTGACCTCGTGGAAGAAAGCAGCCTTCAAGGCCATTGGCCTTGACACGCCTATCGAGCACGACGAGCGATACCGCCAAGCAGACGAGTACCTGCGCGTGCTGTACAA ACTCTGGGAATCCTCCTGGGCGCCAGACGCCCTCAACCCGGACCCAGAGAACGACAGCTACGTCGACCCGGACAAGGTGCGCCAGATCAACCACAAGGGGAAATACTTCACCCTGAACACGCGCCACATCGTGGACCCGTCCCCGCAACGGACCCCGTTCCTCTTTCAAGCTGGCACTTCAGCAGCGGGGTCTGCCTTCGCGGCGACACACGCCGAAGCGATCTTCGTGTCGAGCCACTCGCCCACTGTCCTGCGGCCCAAGATCGCCAACATCCGACGTCTAGCTGCCGAGCAAGGGCGGGATCCATCGTCGATCAAGTTCTTCGCGACGTTCACGCCGATTATCGGACGGACGGACGAGGAAGCGCGCGCTAAGTAtgaagaagtgaagaagtaCGCGTCTGTGATTGGCGGACTGGTTCTGTTCAGCGGGTGGACGGGGATTGATATTAGTCGGATCCCCATCGATCAGGATATCACGGCGGCGGACTCGTTAGAGGTGCATAAGGTCACGAGTCAGTTGAGTGCTTTTACCACCACGAGCGAGGACGTGCCGCGGTGGACGCCGCGGGTCGTGGCGGAGAAGGCGGCCATTGGGGGATTGGGGCCTGTTGCGGTGGGGAGTCCTGAGAGGGTGGCGGATGAGATGGAACGGTGGGTGAGGGAGGCGGATCTGGATGGGTTTAATTTGGGGTATGTGACTACTCCGGGTACGtttgaggatgtggtggattTGTTGGTGCCggagttgaggaggagaggcctATATCCTGATGctgttgcggaggatgaggagggagaagggttGACGGCGAGAGAGAAGGTGTATGGAAAGGGACAGAGGGAGTTGAGAGCGGATCATCCAGGGAGTAAGTACAAGTATGATGTTtatgttgaggaggaggaagaagcagcagcagcagcctag
- a CDS encoding putative C2H2 finger domain protein (COG:K;~EggNog:ENOG410PP1I;~InterPro:IPR036236,IPR013087;~PFAM:PF00096,PF13894) — MGTALDALTTHQPLNSRRPAAPTLPSFELPAPNFQTSVKYAHHNPPPINPSVSNLLTPPATTQSGETLPATTSHTATTTAPTNPELAPYWQSQSAYQSGSGAAAARQSWNSSVVYPGRDTFSPSVNSLNRNPATSTPGTEHIAQSYEMNHLPPFHQSASVSAAAPVQAGGPQQHHAMTHAMLSAHNPLPNPTPSPHPLPSNDPYMVKSSSAPAYGTIQQLSSPPGGYSPYGQQGIVPNRVASNPHPSHHLNYQRQPWPSYSLPAMNGPIWTNVHNPNGQMSLTGNLQSGVLPGLPGYNSGHVANMQQMQQLYGGHPPHPGHGAPGPTNDRPFKCDQCPQSFNRNHDLKRHKRIHLSVKPFPCTHCDKSFSRKDALKRHILVKGCGKDGSDGMKPGDHGMVKEEDRSDESNGQH, encoded by the exons ATGGGGACGGCGCTCGATGCGCTGACTACCCACCAGCCGTTGAACTCGCGTCGTCCTGCAGCCCCGACGCTGCCCAGCTTTGAGCTTCCTGCACCCAACTTTCAGACCAGCGTCAAGTACGCCCATCACAATCCTCCTCCTATTAACCCCAGCGTCAGCAACCTTCTCACTCCCCCAGCGACCACGCAGTCGGGTGAAACACTCCCTGCTACGACCTCGCAcacagccaccaccacggcaCCCACAAATCCGGAGTTGGCTCCGTACTGGCAAAGCCAGAGCGCATATCAGAGTGGGTCAGGGGCAGCAGCTGCCCGTCAGTCGTGGAACTCAAGTGTGGTGTATCCGGGTCGAGACACCTTCTCTCCGTCGGTGAATTCCCTGAATCGCAATCCTGCCACATCGACACCAGGCACCGAGCACATTGCCCAGTCATACGAGATGAATCACTTGCCGCCGTTTCACCAATCTGCCTCGGTCTCCGCTGCTGCACCAGTTCAGGCGGGTGGTCCTCAGCAGCATCACGCAATGACACACGCGATGTTGTCAGCACACAACCCGTTGCCCAACCCGACACCGTCGCCgcatccccttccctccaaCGACCCCTACATGGTCAAATCATCGTCTGCCCCAGCCTATGGGACTATCCAGCAGTTGTCCAGCCCACCGGGCGGCTATTCGCCGTACGGACAACAGGGCATCGTGCCCAACCGGGTGGCATCGAATCCGCACCCCTCGCACCATCTGAACTATCAACGACAGCCATGGCCGTCATATTCGCTTCCGGCGATGAACGGACCCATCTGGACGAATGTGCACAATCCGAACGGGCAGATGTCACTCACCGGAAACTTGCAGTCCGGGGTGCTGCCTGGGTTGCCTGGGTACAACAGTGGGCACGTGGCCAATatgcagcagatgcagcagtTGTATGGGGGtcacccaccccatccgGGTCACGGCGCTCCAGGACCCACCAACGATCGACCGTTCAAGTGTGACCAGTGTCCACAAAGCTTCAACCGCAACCACGACTTGAAGCGACATAAGCGAATTCACCTCTCGGTGAAGCCGTTCCCGTGCACCCACTGCGACAAGAGCTTTTCACGCAAGGATGCGCTCAAG CGACACATCCTTGTGAAAGGCTGCGGAAAAGATGGCTCTGATGGCATGAAGCCAGGGGATCACgggatggtgaaggaggaggatcgaAGTGACGAATCAAATGGACAGCACTGA
- a CDS encoding uncharacterized protein (COG:S;~EggNog:ENOG410PSZT;~SECRETED:SignalP(1-19)), whose product MHSPLLLPILLTTITLTTAQYLKDINPIAVDYPVHVDFVPDSTHLADLESPKLSEVNTTVFEWWYFDAVSSTNPNASIVLTFFTTTATAFPAVPQNLSSVLLTYVWATLPNGTTVSQSIVPIDASVMGDRDISSGGWEGTGGWSGRESGYEAWVGWEGGRVSGRIVFRDLAPPLLPCSTPKQTNRALGLGEGLGWVSMVPDSHAMVDLVVDGEKLQFMGFGYHDKNWGNRPFQNTVKSWSWGHVHIGQYALVWLQYTPRVGGDINNNTTPIVSAYLARDGKVVQSGCRNSLISIWERMTESSYGVDVGMDGVELRIEGTVEVAGDGKNYFRWNGVVHGTVEGQKLDGGVAVFEGFRL is encoded by the exons atgcattcccctctcctcctccccatcctcctcacaaCCATAACCCTAACCACCGCCCAATATCTCAAAGACATCAACCCCATCGCAGTCGACTACCCCGTCCACGTCGACTTCGTCCCGGACTCCACCCACCTCGCCGACCTCGAATCCCCCAAACTATCCGAGGTCAACACCACCGTCTTCGAATGGTGGTACTTCGACGCCGTCTCCTCCACTAACCCCAACGCCTCTATCGTCctcaccttcttcaccaccaccgctacGGCCTTCCCCGCCGTCCCGCAaaacctctcctccgtcctGCTCACCTACGTCTGGGCGACCTTGCCGAATGGCACCACTGTATCTCAGAGTATCGTCCCCATCGATGCATCGGTGATGGGCGATCGCGATATCAGTTCCGGCGGGTGGGAAGGCACGGGTGGTTGGTCCGGACGCGAATCGGGGTATGAGGCGTGGGtcgggtgggagggggggagggttaGTGGGAGGATAGTGTTTAGGGAT CTCGCTCCGCCACTCCTGCCCTGCTCGACGCCAAAGCAGACGAATCGCGCGTTGGGACTCGGTgagggtttgggttgggtgaGTATGGTGCCGGATTCGCATGCcatggtggatttggtggtcGATGGGGAGAAGCTGCAGTTTATGGGCTTTGGGTATCATGATAAG AATTGGGGAAATCGGCCGTTTCAGAATACCGTCAAGAGTTGGTCCTGGGGCCATGTGCATATTGGTCAGTATGCGTTGGTGTGGTTGCAGTATACTCCTcgggtgggaggggatatTAATAACAACACCACGCCGATTGTGAGCGCCTATCTGGCTCGTGATGGGAAGGTCGTGCAGTCCGGATGTCGTAACAGCCTTATCAGTATCTGGGAGAGGATGACGGAGAGTAGCTAcggtgtggatgtggggatggatggtgtggaGCTGCGGATCGAAGGGACGGTGGAAGTAGCGGGTGATGGGAAGAATTATTTCCGGTGGAATGGGGTAGTCCATGGGACTGTGGAGGGCCAGAAACTGGATGGGGGAGTGGCTGTGTTTGAGGGGTTCAGGTTGTAG
- a CDS encoding flavin-binding monooxygenase-like protein (COG:S;~EggNog:ENOG410PJV2;~InterPro:IPR036188;~PFAM:PF07992,PF13738), producing MESSVEMESVDLVIVGAGWSGLSALKTYHEVHPTARILLLDSATTVGGVWAAHRLYQGLKTNNMLGTYEYSDFPMDSATFGVKKGEHIPGHVVHKYLNAYVDHFNIRDLIRLETKVEVVEHVDDNDGGWTLTTSTSPFSSSDEAQRKIIRTKKLLLATGMTSEPFLPHIPGQETYPHIITHTGTLLPHQATLFQKDKKVTIYGGTKSAWDAVHAAATSGANVTWIIRSTGHGPVWMTPMYVTPLKKWFEKLLTTRLLTWFSPCIWGDADGCSRIRKFLHGTWLGRKIVNAYWAVLENDLLTLNNYDGHEETKKLKPWYSCFWIASGLSILNYEDDFYSLVREKKVRLVIDDIVKLTEDGGICLGKSGEVIQSEGLICATGWKAQPNMEFRPAGIESELGFPWAEDYLSTPMVKRADQEILTRFPKLRESLSVGVNGKEDYQHLAPGAPATAKHPFRLVRFMVPAAFLKERSVAVLGTTMTVNTPLIAQVQALWVAAFMGDGIGVKARETCPVEVKKGLMEDEVDGDVVWEMALHTQFGKYRCPGGFGKRNPDFVFDTLPYIDLLLQDMGLDWRRKGSLKWLEPYGMEDYRGLVDEWLK from the exons atGGAGTCGTCTGTGGAAATGGAATCCGTCGATCTCGTTATTGTCGGAGCAG GATGGTCTGGTCTCTCCGCCCTCAAAACCTACCACGAGGTGCACCCCACCGCCCGCATCCTCCTACTGGACAGCGCCACCACCGTCGGCGGCGTCTGGGCCGCCCACCGGCTCTACCAGGGCCTCAAAACCAACAACATGCTGGGCACCTACGAATACAGTGACTTCCCCATGGACAGCGCCACATTCGGGGTGAAGAAAGGCGAACATATCCCGGGCCACGTGGTACACAAGTACCTGAATGCCTACGTGGACCACTTCAACATCCGGGACCTGATCCGCCTCGAGACGAAGGTGGAAGTCGTCGAGCACGTCGACGATAATGACGGGGGTTGGACactcaccaccagcacctcccccttctcttcttcggatgAAGCCCAAAGGAAGATAATTCGTACAAAGAAGCTGTTGCTAGCAACAGGAATGACTTCCGAGCCTTTCCTCCCTCACATCCCAGGACAAGAAACCTACCcccacatcatcacccacaCGGgcactctcctcccccaccaaGCCACTCTCTTCCAAAAGGACAAAAAGGTCACCATCTACGGTGGTACCAAATCGGCATGGGACGCCGTACACGCCGCCGCGACGTCCGGCGCCAACGTCACATGGATCATCCGCTCGACAGGCCACGGGCCGGTGTGGATGACTCCGATGTACGTTACCCCCTTGAAGAAATGGTTCGAGAAGCTCCTCACCACGCGGCTGTTGACCTGGTTCTCGCCCTGTATCTGGGGCGACGCGGACGGGTGTTCACGTATTCGGAAGTTTCTGCATGGTACCTGGCTCGGCCGGAAGATCGTGAATGCGTACTGGGCAGTGCTGGAGAACGACCTGTTGACATTAAACAACTACGACGGCCAcgaggagacgaagaagttGAAGCCGTGGTACAGTTGCTTTTGGATTGCCAGTGGACTGAGTATTCTGAACTATGAGGATGATTTCTACTCCCTTGttcgggagaagaaggtacGGTTGGTGATTGACGACATCGTGAAACTTACCGAAGATGGAGGTATCTGTCTTGGTAAGTCCGGGGAGGTTATTCAGAGTGAGGGGTTGATTTGTGCTACCGGGTGGAAAGCCCAACCCAATATGGAGTTCAGACCCGCGGGCATTGAGAGCGAGTTGGGGTTCCCGTGGGCGGAGGATTACTTGAGTACGCCGATGGTGAAGAGGGCGGATCAGGAGATTTTGACACGGTTCCCGAAGCTGCGCGAGAGTTTGAGCGTCGGTGTTAATGGGAAGGAGGATTATCAGCACCTGGCTCCTGGGGCACCCGCTACTGCGAAGCATCCGTTCCGGTTGGTAAGATTCATGGTGCCGGCGGCGTTTCTGAAGGAGAGGTCggtggcggtgctggggacgacgatgacggtGAACACGCCGCTGATTGCGCAGGTGCAGGCGCTGTGGGTGGCGGCGTTTATGGGTGATGGGATTGGGGTGAAGGCGAGGGAGACCTGtccggtggaggtgaagaaggggttgatggaggatgaagtggaCGGGGATGTGGTGTGGGAGATGGCGCTGCATACGCAGTTCGGGAAATATCGGTGTCCTGGGGGATTTGGGAAGAGAAATCCTGACTTCGTGTTTGACACATTGCCGTATATTGATCTGTTGTTGCAGGATATGGGGCTGGATTGGCGACGGAAGGGCAGTTTGAAGTGGTTGGAGCCGTATGGGATGGAGGATTATCGGGGGTTGGTGGACGAGTGGTTGAAATGA
- a CDS encoding uncharacterized protein (COG:S;~EggNog:ENOG410PJRK;~TransMembrane:7 (o6-30i42-65o102-124i136-160o180-205i217-243o249-270i)): MAGDDFAVEAFTLLAIAIVTIAIRIVARWFTAGWKNFMLDDYLMPLAGVVYGLETGAAYCVSAWWKGLANNAMTDAERAALSPTSEEYHLRVGGSKTQVLGWSLYTTLLWLLKSCMAVFYSRLTAGLINMHIRIRIAYFLIGATYIAVIVSILAGCHPIQKNWQINPNPGNYCQPAVSHIDVYVTVVLNVFTDVYLISIPTPILFKARLPWREKLELLVLFSGGTFVMACGILRCVLIVTAGANGASQAGSWACRETFVAVIIGNAPMIYPMCRRLAMRAGWYMSTKGTKGSSQSYPLSDGAAHSGTDNSKNKRRKFKHPLSLPDTQWNTVSDEQMMLPPGEWEVSHAARDGDGSAVVPGNGGVYDGGWKGGRETVVSTA, translated from the exons atggcAGGCGACGACTTCGCCGTCGAGGCGTTCACTCTCTTagccatcgccatcgtcactATAGCCATACGCATCGTTGCACGATGGTTCACGGCCGGCTGGAAGAACTTTATGCTCGATGATTATTTGATGCCGTTGGCGGGG GTAGTATACGGTCTCGAAACAGGCGCCGCCTACTGCGTCAGCGCGTGGTGGAAAGGTCTCGCCAACAATGCCATGACGGACGCTGAGCGCGCTGCGCTCTCTCCTACTTCAGAGGAGTACCATTTGCGGGTTGGGGGGTCCAAAACGCAGGTACTGGGGTGGTCGCTGTATACCACgttgctgtggctgctgaAGTCATGCATGGCGGTGTTTTATTCTCGATTGAC GGCCGGCCTCATCAACATGCACATCCGCATCCGCATCGCATACTTCCTCATCGGAGCCACTTACATCGCCGTCATCGTCAGCATCCTCGCAGGATGCCACCCTATCCAGAAGAACTGGCagatcaaccccaacccggGGAACTACTGCCAGCCGGCTGTCTCACACATCGACGTCTATGTGACGGTGGTATTAAACGTCTTTACAGACGTGTATTTGATTTCCATCCCAACCCCT ATCTTGTTCAAAGCTCGTCTTCCCTGGCGCGAGAAACTCGAACTCCTTGTCCTCTTCAGCGGGGGTACCTTTGTCATGGCTTGTGGTATCCTTCGTTGCGTACTGATCGTCACC GCCGGCGCCAACGGCGCCTCCCAAGCCGGCAGCTGGGCCTGCCGCGAGACCTTCGTAGCGGTAATAATCGGCAACGCGCCGATGATCTACCCGATGTGTCGCAGACTGGCCATGCGAGCAGGGTGGTACATGTCCACCAAGGGGACGAAGGGCAGTTCGCAGAGCTATCCGTTATCAGATGGAGCGGCACATTCGGGCACGGATAATAGTAAGAATAAGAGACGCAAGTTCAAACACCCGCTGTCGTTGCCGGATACGCAGTGGAATACGGTTAGTGATGAGCAGATGATGCTCCCGCCGGGAGAGTGGGAGGTTAGTCATGCTgcgagggatggggatgggagtgCAGTTGTTCCTGGGAATGGAGGGGTGTATGAtggggggtggaagggggggagggagacgGTCGTTTCGACGGCGTAA
- a CDS encoding putative MFS lactose permease (COG:G;~EggNog:ENOG410PISH;~InterPro:IPR005828,IPR003663,IPR036259,IPR020846;~PFAM:PF00083,PF07690;~TransMembrane:12 (i48-66o97-117i124-142o154-172i184-204o216-236i306-327o347-364i373-392o404-425i455-473o479-498i);~go_component: GO:0016020 - membrane [Evidence IEA];~go_component: GO:0016021 - integral component of membrane [Evidence IEA];~go_function: GO:0022857 - transmembrane transporter activity [Evidence IEA];~go_process: GO:0055085 - transmembrane transport [Evidence IEA]), with translation MAEKTTTSVSHVDDSDHPNVQLKGGVGDTALAVATSLQKPSLWSKSMLKLYCCIAVAMLNSCINGYDGSLMGSINSYAQYRDYFGFDPNNGTPSTGIVYAIYTIGNIVGSFVAGPATDFKGRRVGMALGSLFIIIGTIVQATCHNIGGFMGGRFILGFGVAISATAGPAYVSEMAHPAYRGAMTGLYNVLWFGGGIPGTFIPWRTSQIEGTMSWRIPIWLQMVFSGLVLVFVPFVAESPRWLISQDKHDAALQVLADYHGDGDRNAPIVQLEYREMIEDISQTGSDKRWWDYRELFNTREVRYRSMLVIIMALFGQWTGNGPVSYYYPQMLRGAGITDNNTQLMLQGVQNVVSFLGAVSGALITDRMGRRTQLLVSTSIVVVLFAIVTALNATNVVDGPDGTPIAKSAVAARAQIAMIYLFGFIYSAGWTPNQAMYPVECLRYESRAKGMGMNNFFVNIASFYNTFVTGIAFTQAGWKYYFLFIFWDTMEVIVIYFLFVETSKRTLEELTAIFQQKNPVKASLKKQDLTEMEEMK, from the exons ATGGCTGAGAAAACCACGACCAGCGTCTCTCACGTCGACGACTCCGACCACCCCAATGTCCAGCTCAAGGGTGGGGTGGGCGACACGGCTCTGGCTGTGGCGACGAGTCTCCAGAAGCCGTCGCTATGGAGCAAGAGCATGCTCAAG TTGTACTGCTGCATCGCCGTCGCTATGCTCAACTCCTGCATCAACGGCTACGACGGATCCCTGATGGGTTCCATCAACAGCTACGCCCAGTACCGAGACTACTTCGGCTTCGACCCGAACAACGGCACGCCGTCCACGGGTATCGTCTACGCCATCTATACCATCGGGAATATTGTCGGGTCGTTCGTGGCTGGCCCGGCTACTGACTTTAAGG GCCGCCGCGTCGGCATGGCCCTCGGctccctcttcatcatcatcggcaccaTCGTACAAGCAACCTGCCACAACATCGGCGGATTCATGGGCGGAAGATTCATCCTCGGTTTCGGCGTCGCCATTTCCGCGACAGCCGGTCCGGCGTACGTATCGGAGATGGCGCATCCAGCATACCGTGGCGCCATGACGGGTCTATACAATGTGTTGTGGTTCGGAGGCGGTATCCCGGGGACATTCATCCCGTGGAGGACGAGTCAGATCGAGGGGACGATGAGTTGGCGGATCCCGATCTGGTTACAGATGGTGTTTTCGGGTTTGGTATTGGTGTTTGTGCCTTTTGTTGCTGAG AGTCCCCGCTGGCTCATCTCCCAAGACAAACACGACGCCGCACTGCAAGTCCTCGCCGACTACCACGGCGACGGGGACAGGAACGCGCCCATCGTGCAGCTCGAGTACCGCGAGATGATTGAGGATATCTCCCAGACGGGATCGGATAAGCGGTGGTGGGATTATCGCGAGTTGTTCAATACCCGGGAAGTGCGGTACCGGTCTATGCTGGTTATCATTATGG CCCTCTTCGGCCAATGGACCGGCAACGGCCCCGtcagctactactacccgCAGATGCTCCGCGGTGCCGGAATCACAGACAACAACACGCAACTGATGCTGCAAGGAGTGCAGAACGTCGTCTCATTCCTAGGCGCCGTGTCAGGAGCACTCATCACCGACCGAATGGGGCGACGTACACAGCTCCTCGTGTCGACGAGTATCGTGGTGGTATTATTCGCGATAGTGACTGCATTGAACGCAACGAACGTGGTCGACGGACCGGACGGCACGCCCATTGCCAAGAGCGCAGTTGCAGCGCGCGCACAGATCGCGATGATTTATCTCTTTGGGTTTATCTATTCGGCTGGCTGGACGCCTAATCAGGCGATGTATCCGGTGGAGTGTTTGCGGTATGAGAGTCGGGCgaaggggatggggatgaacaAC TTCTTCGTCAACATTGCGTCGTTCTACAATACCTTTGTCACTGGCATTGCTTTCACGCAGGCTGGATGGAAGTATTACTTCCTGTTTATCTTCTGGGATACGATGGAGGTGATTGTGATTTACTTCCTGTTTGTGGAGACGAGTAAGCGCacgctggaggagttgacTGCTATCTTCCAGCAGAAGAATCCGGTCAAGGCCTcgttgaagaagcaggatttgacggagatggaggagatgaagtgA